The sequence AAGCGGCGCGCCGGCCGGGCCAGCAGGGCGATTTTGAGACGGCGCGCCTTGCGCGCATTGAGGGAGGTGCCGACGATGACGGCCACCAGGGCCGCGAGGAGCCAGGTCTCCAGCCAGCGCCAGCTCGAGTCGGCTCCCGCCGCCGCGACCGCCGCCACCAGCGCGACGCTCCCGATGAGCATCGCGCCGAAGCCCGACAGCGCGGTGAACGAGGCGGCCCGCTCCATCGTCTCGCGGATGAAGCGGACATTTTCGATGGCCCTCTGCTGCAGGCTCTCGGGAGATCGAGGGGGAACGGGCACGGGGCTGTTCATGCCGGCAAGATACGCTGCGATTCGAGCGATGTCAAGTACTTTGTACTACAAACTTCAAGCCCGACAAAAAAGCCCGCGTCTCAGTCGCGGGCTTCGAAGATTGCTGGTAGCGCTACGGGGATTCGAACCCCGGTTTGATGGCTGAGAACCACCCGTCCTAACCCCTAGACGATAGCGCCATAGCTGGATCCGGGACAGGGATTCGAACCCCGATACCATGGTCCAGAGCCATGTGTCCTACCGTTGGACGATCCCGGATCGGAGCCGGGATTCTAGCCAATTGCCGTCTTTGCTTCAAGTGAGATCGCCCACCGTTACAGGCGTCGGGTGGAAAGCGCCCGCGCCTGAACGGCCGACATGGGATCAGGGGAAAAACCGAACCGAGACCGGAACAGGTGCCATGGCGTCAGGCCGGTGTGAAGTCCGGGCAGCTGCACCCTGCGGCGGTGCAGCGCCTTCCCGGCTCGGGAGCCTCCTCCGGCGCGTCGATTTTCGGATCGACTTCCACCTCCGGCGGCTCCATCACGTGGCTCGAGGCCGGATGGCCGCAGCGGCAAACTGGATCTTCCATATTCACTCCTTCCATAAGTCGCGATAGGCACCCTTGCAGGCGGCGGCTGGAAAGCGGCCGCGCCTGAACGGCCGATCCCGAGCGGCGGCTGGAGAGCGGCCGCGCCTGAACGGCCGATCCTGAGTCAGGAACGCGAGTCTCATACAGTCGAAAATCCCGCGATCGCCGTCTCGATGCGGCGCAGCGCCCTGTCGCGTCCGATCAGGACCAGCACGGTGAAGATCCCGGGAGACACTGCCTGCCCGGTCAGCGCCACACGCAGCGGATGAATCAGCTTGGCCGCGGCGATGCCCAGATTCTCCCCGGTCTTGCGCAGCGCCTCCTCGGTCGACTCCTCCGTGAAGGGCTCCACCTTGGTCAAGGCCTGCCGCAACGCCTTCAGCCGGTCGGGCACGGCAGGATCCTGCAGATGCTTGCGCACCGCCTCCGGATTGAGCTCGACGTCGTCCTTCAGAAAAACGGCGCAGTCGCGCACGATGTCCGACAGCTTGCGCGAGCGCGGCTTGAGCGCTTCGATCACCTGCTCGAACCAGACGCTGCGCTCGTCGTCGAGACTGGGATCCCACTCCCCTTTCTCTTCCAGCGGCTTGCGGATCGTCTCGCGGATCAGCGCCGCCGGCATGGCGTTGACGTACTGCCCGTTCAGCCACTCCAGCTTCTGCTCGTCGAACACCGCTCCCTTCTTGCCGACTCCCTCGAACGAGAACAGCCCGACCAGCTCGTCCTTGGACAGGAACTCCCGCCCGTCGCCGGGGGACCAGCCCAGCAGCGCCAGGAAGTTGAACAGCGCGTCGGGAAGATAGCCGGCCTCGCGGTACTCAGTGACCGCGACCGCCCCATGCCGCTTGCTCAGCCGCTTCTTGTCGGCCCCCAGGATCAGCGGCAGGTGCGCGAAGCTGGGCTGCGGCTCGCCGAGCGCCTGGTAGAGCAGGATCTGCTTCGGCGTGTTGCTGATGTGATCGTCGCCGCGGATCACGTCGGTGATCTTCATGTCGACGTCATCCGAAACCACCGACAGGTGGTAAGTGGGGGTCCCGTCGGAGCGCAGCAGGACGAAATCCTCGATCGTGTCGTTGGCAAACGCGGTCCTGCCGTGGACCCGATCCTCCCAGCTCGTCTCTCCCGCCGGGATGCGGAAGCGCAGGCAATGCGACTCGCCCGTGGCGATGCGCCGCGCCGCCTCTTCCGGCGCCAGGCCGGCGCACTTCCGATCGTATTTCCAGGCGATCCCTTGCTGCTCCGCCGCCTGCCGTCGTGCCTGCAGATCGGCCGGATCGCAGAAGCAGACGTAGGCCTTGCCCGTTACCTGCAGCTTTCTTCCCGTCGCGACGTGCCCGGCGCGGCGCTGCGACTGGAAGTGCGGCCCCTCGTCCCAGTCCAGCCCCAGCCACTGGAGCCCTTCCAGGATTG is a genomic window of Candidatus Polarisedimenticolia bacterium containing:
- the gltX gene encoding glutamate--tRNA ligase, which gives rise to MSVRLRFAPSPTGYLHVGGARTALFNWLFARKQKGVFVLRIEDTDVERSRQEMTEAILEGLQWLGLDWDEGPHFQSQRRAGHVATGRKLQVTGKAYVCFCDPADLQARRQAAEQQGIAWKYDRKCAGLAPEEAARRIATGESHCLRFRIPAGETSWEDRVHGRTAFANDTIEDFVLLRSDGTPTYHLSVVSDDVDMKITDVIRGDDHISNTPKQILLYQALGEPQPSFAHLPLILGADKKRLSKRHGAVAVTEYREAGYLPDALFNFLALLGWSPGDGREFLSKDELVGLFSFEGVGKKGAVFDEQKLEWLNGQYVNAMPAALIRETIRKPLEEKGEWDPSLDDERSVWFEQVIEALKPRSRKLSDIVRDCAVFLKDDVELNPEAVRKHLQDPAVPDRLKALRQALTKVEPFTEESTEEALRKTGENLGIAAAKLIHPLRVALTGQAVSPGIFTVLVLIGRDRALRRIETAIAGFSTV